The following proteins are encoded in a genomic region of Necator americanus strain Aroian chromosome II, whole genome shotgun sequence:
- a CDS encoding hypothetical protein (NECATOR_CHRII.G5959.T3), with the protein MTSVLRYSYCWRWNPLTMRAAARPLLQFRRRPQLIILTEYSYSQSTASQSTHDVREVCTTGYSFKTAAGRVSKYGVYWGRDNPNNSICEIPGITHVAAMLMAMIDAVRVAKKDDNGQKLVVYTDFNCPPGFRNKLKTYAARDFHSFSGWKMKNAVLLKELYELTKDMNVSFRHRPAVMDRKPNYVMANILEDDADGRTPSTSSEDWPNVYTMAMFKSTRNGFTAASFATVWSDKRYGCDTMQRLAMVPATLFRAQLAAIEEALKQAVDNCLPRIVVVTDSQVFILSWRNGWLKANGSPVSNKFLYDRIRDLVHAGTEVRFRYQTPEKDSVEWSSAIDKCFESIDLPIVGKDRSEYNRDISELLVEKNSLDDSCMQKVRIFKNGTNFHSGFVWESNGKFHENVVRVEKRVYHYLLDVLEKASSLGLHDLVIRTDSVRLVLSAENWLPIWHRNGWRNSLHKPIADSDIWKRIWSLKRTVKVYWELMDPPDDSDREAAKHLSPKEKTP; encoded by the exons ATGACCAGTGTTCTCCGTTATTCTT ATTGTTGGCGCTGGAATCCCTTAACAATGAGAGCAGCAGCTCGACCATTGCTCCAATTTCGTCGACGGCCgcaattaattattttgacAGAGTATTCTTATAGTCAGTCGACCGCTTCGCAATCAACTCACGA CGTTCGCGAAGTGTGTACTACGGGATACTCCTTCAAGACAGCTGCCGGTCGCGTGTCTAAATATGGTGTGTACTGGGGTAGGGATAACCCCAACAATTCGATATGTGAAATCCCTGGTATAACGCATGTGGCTGCTATGCTAATGGCTATGATAGACGCTGTCCGCGTT GCCAAGAAAGATGACAATGGTCAGAAATTGGTCGTGTATACAGATTTTAACTGCCCGCCTGGTTTCCGTAACAAGTTGAAGACATACGCGGCGAGAGATTTTCACTCCTTTAGCGGGTGGAAGATGAAGAATGCTGTCCTTTTGAAGGAGTTGTACGAACTGACCAAAGACAtgaat GTCTCCTTTAGACATAGACCAGCAGTAATGGACAGAAAGCCAAACTACGTTATGGCGAATATTCTGGAAGATG ACGCGGACGGAAGAACGCCGAGTACATCCTCTGAAGACTGGCCTAACGTCTACACTATGGCTATGTTCAAATCAACCAGAAACG GATTTACTGCCGCGTCCTTTGCTACAGTATGGTCGGATAAGCGATATGGATGTGATACAATGCAACGTTTGGCAATGGTACCAGCAACTCTTTTTCGAGCGCAGTTGGCTGCCATTGAAGAAGCGCTCAAGCAA GCTGTTGACAACTGTTTGCCTCGCATTGTTGTGGTAACTGACTCGCAGGTTTTCATTCTTAGTTGGAGAAATGG ATGGTTGAAAGCAAATGGATCCCCAGTCTCTAACAAATTTCTCTACGATCGCATCCGAGACCTTGTCCACGCTGGCACTGAG GTTCGTTTTCGCTACCAAACCCCTGAGAAGGATAGCGTGGAGTGGTCATCGGCCATTGATAAGTGTTTCGAATCCATCGATCTACCCATTGTAGGCAAAGATCGTTCGGAATACAACAGAGACATATCAGAGCTGCTCGTCGAGAAAAATTCGTTGGACGACTCCTG CATGCAAAAAGTAAGAATCTTCAAGAATGGAACGAACTTCCACAGCGGTTTCGTCTGGGAATCGAATGGAAAGTTCCATGAAAACGTAGTTAGAGTGGAAAAGAGAGTCTACCATTACCTCCTAGACGTTCTTGAAAAG GCATCTTCCTTGGGTCTTCACGATCTCGTTATTCGAACCGACTCCGTGCGGTTAGTGCTATCAGCAGAGAACTGGCTTCCAATATGGCATCGGAATGGTTGGCGAAATTCATTGCACAAACCGATTGCAGACTCTGACATCTGGAAAAGAATCTGGTCCTTGAAAAGAACCGTTAAG GTGTACTGGGAACTTATGGATCCTCCTGACGACAGCGATAGAGAAGCTGCCAAGCATTTGTCTCCAAAAGAGAAAACCCCTTAA
- a CDS encoding hypothetical protein (NECATOR_CHRII.G5959.T1), giving the protein MAMFKSTRNGFTAASFATVWSDKRYGCDTMQRLAMVPATLFRAQLAAIEEALKQAVDNCLPRIVVVTDSQVFILSWRNGWLKANGSPVSNKFLYDRIRDLVHAGTEVRFRYQTPEKDSVEWSSAIDKCFESIDLPIVGKDRSEYNRDISELLVEKNSLDDSCMQKVRIFKNGTNFHSGFVWESNGKFHENVVRVEKRVYHYLLDVLEKASSLGLHDLVIRTDSVRLVLSAENWLPIWHRNGWRNSLHKPIADSDIWKRIWSLKRTVKVYWELMDPPDDSDREAAKHLSPKEKTP; this is encoded by the exons ATGGCTATGTTCAAATCAACCAGAAACG GATTTACTGCCGCGTCCTTTGCTACAGTATGGTCGGATAAGCGATATGGATGTGATACAATGCAACGTTTGGCAATGGTACCAGCAACTCTTTTTCGAGCGCAGTTGGCTGCCATTGAAGAAGCGCTCAAGCAA GCTGTTGACAACTGTTTGCCTCGCATTGTTGTGGTAACTGACTCGCAGGTTTTCATTCTTAGTTGGAGAAATGG ATGGTTGAAAGCAAATGGATCCCCAGTCTCTAACAAATTTCTCTACGATCGCATCCGAGACCTTGTCCACGCTGGCACTGAG GTTCGTTTTCGCTACCAAACCCCTGAGAAGGATAGCGTGGAGTGGTCATCGGCCATTGATAAGTGTTTCGAATCCATCGATCTACCCATTGTAGGCAAAGATCGTTCGGAATACAACAGAGACATATCAGAGCTGCTCGTCGAGAAAAATTCGTTGGACGACTCCTG CATGCAAAAAGTAAGAATCTTCAAGAATGGAACGAACTTCCACAGCGGTTTCGTCTGGGAATCGAATGGAAAGTTCCATGAAAACGTAGTTAGAGTGGAAAAGAGAGTCTACCATTACCTCCTAGACGTTCTTGAAAAG GCATCTTCCTTGGGTCTTCACGATCTCGTTATTCGAACCGACTCCGTGCGGTTAGTGCTATCAGCAGAGAACTGGCTTCCAATATGGCATCGGAATGGTTGGCGAAATTCATTGCACAAACCGATTGCAGACTCTGACATCTGGAAAAGAATCTGGTCCTTGAAAAGAACCGTTAAG GTGTACTGGGAACTTATGGATCCTCCTGACGACAGCGATAGAGAAGCTGCCAAGCATTTGTCTCCAAAAGAGAAAACCCCTTAA
- a CDS encoding hypothetical protein (NECATOR_CHRII.G5959.T2), which translates to MTSVLRYSYCWRWNPLTMRAAARPLLQFRRRPQLIILTEYSYSQSTASQSTHDVREVCTTGYSFKTAAGRVSKYGVYWGRDNPNNSICEIPGITHVAAMLMAMIDAVRVAKKDDNGQKLVVYTDFNCPPGFRNKLKTYAARDFHSFSGWKMKNAVLLKELYELTKDMNVSFRHRPAVMDRKPNYVMANILEDGTFRSKSQSSEGLICNNCFEINEHLSSWKTRGRKRVRSFPKRFLFHALA; encoded by the exons ATGACCAGTGTTCTCCGTTATTCTT ATTGTTGGCGCTGGAATCCCTTAACAATGAGAGCAGCAGCTCGACCATTGCTCCAATTTCGTCGACGGCCgcaattaattattttgacAGAGTATTCTTATAGTCAGTCGACCGCTTCGCAATCAACTCACGA CGTTCGCGAAGTGTGTACTACGGGATACTCCTTCAAGACAGCTGCCGGTCGCGTGTCTAAATATGGTGTGTACTGGGGTAGGGATAACCCCAACAATTCGATATGTGAAATCCCTGGTATAACGCATGTGGCTGCTATGCTAATGGCTATGATAGACGCTGTCCGCGTT GCCAAGAAAGATGACAATGGTCAGAAATTGGTCGTGTATACAGATTTTAACTGCCCGCCTGGTTTCCGTAACAAGTTGAAGACATACGCGGCGAGAGATTTTCACTCCTTTAGCGGGTGGAAGATGAAGAATGCTGTCCTTTTGAAGGAGTTGTACGAACTGACCAAAGACAtgaat GTCTCCTTTAGACATAGACCAGCAGTAATGGACAGAAAGCCAAACTACGTTATGGCGAATATTCTGGAAGATGGTACTTTTAGGTCGAAATCACAGTCTTCGGAAGGACTCATCTGTAATAATTGTTTCGAAATAAATGAGCATTTATCTTCCTGGAAAAcgagaggaagaaagcgtGTTCGTTCTTTCCCAAAACGTTTTCTGTTTCATGCACTGGCGTGA
- a CDS encoding hypothetical protein (NECATOR_CHRII.G5960.T1) yields MPLRFAVPAVTMLKLLLPLQKLVRKGCTKTHPNDYEEALSWLVETASRKNISPEEFRVLHFERPWATAPVVITHGWKAELDMSANGLIRWLHNPERDVNIEFDSQDSLYTVQVKAVFYAILSAMFHRVSHVIIYTPNEIVVKVGNGIFNPKKETKLFQGIRRRTLISEQDHDTQAKLHVLDGDALKKLHVTLEEATSRKNVSLCSENLFRERHSNELVRIT; encoded by the exons ATGCCATTGCGGTTTGCTGTACCAGCAGTTACTATGCTGAAGTTGTTGCTCCCTTTGCAGAAACTTGTCAGAAAAGGATGCACTAAGACACACCCAAACGATTA CGAGGAGGCACTTTCTTGGCTCGTGGAGACGgcttcaaggaaaaatatcTCACCAGAAGAGTTTAGAGTGCTTCACTTTGAACGGCCATGGGCTAC AGCTCCTGTGGTGATTACCCACGGTTGGAAAGCGGAACTTGATATGAGTGCTAATGGATTGATCAGATGGCTGCATAATCCTGAGAG AGATGTTAACATAGAATTCGACTCGCAAGACAGCCTCTATACGGTTCAAGTGAAAGCGGTCTTTTATGCGATTCTTAGT GCGATGTTTCACCGAGTTTCCCATGTTATAATATATACACCAAACGAAATTGTCGTGAAAGTTGGAAATGGAATCTTTAATCCTAAGAAGGAGACTAAATTATTCCAAGGCATCAGAAGGAGGACTTTAATAAGTGAACAAGATCACGACACACAg GCAAAACTTCATGTTTTGGACGGTGATGCATTGAAAAAACTCCATGTGACACTAGAGGAGGCTACGAGTCGGAAGAATGTTTCTTTATGCTCTGAAAATCTTTTTAGAGAACGGCATTCCAATGAACTTGTCCGAAT AACGTGA
- a CDS encoding hypothetical protein (NECATOR_CHRII.G5961.T1) translates to MAKSGFYAVAKGRKVGIYTTWDQCRVQVDGYPQASDEAIWEDAPVVYTDGACSGNGQNSAKVKFEYVPGHSGVDGNEAADELARRGAEMYRD, encoded by the exons ATGGCCAAAAGCGGCTTCTATGCTGTTGCTAAGGGCAGGAAAGTCGGCATTTACACAACGTGGGATCAGTGCCGTGTTCAAGTTGACGGATATCCTCAGGCAAG CGATGAAGCAATTTGGGAAGATGCTCCTGTTGTATATACCGATGGTGCTTGTAGTGGAAATGGACAAAATTCCGCAAAG GTCAAGTTTGAGTACGTGCCCGGTCATAGCGGTGTCGATGGGAATGAAGCTGCTGATGAATTGGCAAGGCGTGGGGCAGAAATGTATCGAGATTAA